A portion of the Cryptomeria japonica chromosome 5, Sugi_1.0, whole genome shotgun sequence genome contains these proteins:
- the LOC131039584 gene encoding 36.4 kDa proline-rich protein-like — protein sequence MKKARARLFIVMIQVATTMPLIMAWTPPPPPTSVAKCPLDALKLGACVDVLSGLVHVGVGDPVLNQCCPVIEGVLALEAALCLCTTIRAKLLNLNILLPVALELIVACGKTVPPGFKCPAQ from the coding sequence ATGAAAAAGGCTAGAGCGAGACTGTTTATTGTTATGATTCAGGTGGCGACCACCATGCCACTAATAATGGCGTggactcctcctcctcctcctacttcTGTAGCGAAATGCCCACTTGACGCTTTGAAGCTGGGAGCCTGTGTTGATGTGCTTAGTGGCCTTGTGCACGTGGGCGTTGGAGATCCTGTATTAAACCAATGCTGCCCAGTTATTGAAGGAGTTTTGGCATTAGAGGCAGCACTGTGTTTATGCACGACCATAAGGGCCAAGCTTCTGAACCTTAATATCCTTCTTCCAGTGGCACTCGAGCTTATTGTGGCGTGTGGAAAGACTGTTCCTCCAGGCTTCAAATGCCCTGCTCAGTAA